A single Phoenix dactylifera cultivar Barhee BC4 chromosome 1, palm_55x_up_171113_PBpolish2nd_filt_p, whole genome shotgun sequence DNA region contains:
- the LOC103706555 gene encoding dof zinc finger protein 4-like, whose product MQDFQSIPGVSGRIFGGGGGGGGGGGGGGGADMRRLRGYPAAGQQQPPVKCPRCDSTNTKFCYYNNYNLSQPRHFCKACRRYWTKGGVLRNVPVGGGCRKTKRSSSSSSSSKITKSSSTAGDKDRRRPSNSRSSSDSSSLTAATTEASTSASVSVTVSASFPDSTLFASSQPSHPNPPFDPPPQTVALDTLGHQAPEIFSQAAAGSTFTGLMATATTSPAALGFNFSDPPPIGVGPQQSPPKAAATLAEEIRMPGLMDHSAPVDLPLFQGRSGGSGGGGLTGLDWPATVDPSLFDLTSAVDPGAYWNQDHWGDADPSLYLP is encoded by the coding sequence ATGCAGGATTTCCAGTCGATACCCGGCGTCTCCGGCCGCATctttggcggcggcggcggcggcggagggggagggggagggggaggcggGGCGGACATGCGGCGGCTAAGGGGGTACCCGGCGGCGGGACAGCAGCAACCGCCGGTCAAGTGCCCCCGTTGTGACTCCACCAATACCAAGTTCTGCTACTATAACAACTACAATCTCTCCCAGCCACGCCATTTCTGCAAGGCCTGCCGCCGCTATTGGACCaagggcggcgtcctccgcaaCGTCCCCGTCGGTGGGGGATGCCGCAAAACCAagcgctcctcctcctcctcctcctcctccaagatCACCAAATCCTCCTCAACCGCCGGCGACAAAGACCGCCGCCGGCCTTCCAACTCCCGATCCAGCAGCGACAGCTCCAGCCTCACCGCCGCCACCACAGAAGCGTCCACCTCCGCCTCCGTCTCCGTCACCGTCTCCGCCTCCTTCCCCGACTCCACACTCTTCGCCTCCTCCCAGCCCTCCCACCCCAACCCCCCCTTCGATCCACCTCCGCAAACGGTGGCGCTGGACACCCTGGGCCACCAGGCGCCCGAGATCTTCTCGCAGGCGGCTGCGGGCAGCACCTTCACCGGCCTGATGGCCACCGCCACCACTTCACCCGCGGCCTTAGGGTTCAACTTCTCCGATCCGCCGCCGATCGGTGTCGGACCTCAACAATCGCCGCCCAAGGCGGCGGCGACGTTGGCGGAGGAGATCAGGATGCCGGGACTCATGGATCATTCGGCCCCCGTGGATCTTCCACTCTTTCAGGGGCGATctggcggcagcggcggcgggggGCTCACCGGCCTGGACTGGCCGGCAACGGTGGACCCTTCCCTTTTTGATCTCACCAGCGCCGTCGATCCGGGTGCGTACTGGAACCAAGACCACTGGGGGGACGCGGATCCCTCCCTCTATCTTCCGTAA